The Larimichthys crocea isolate SSNF chromosome I, L_crocea_2.0, whole genome shotgun sequence genomic interval AATGATATAGAATAACAATAAGGCCCTTTAACCCACTAAgcataaacacatacatgccAATGAATAAGAcaataaagtaaacaaaaaaaatgaggaaggtcaggaaaacaacaaactgaattaAAGTGTGGCTGTGGCTTAGGTGATAGAGTGGGTTGTCAAGTTATTCTAGCAGAAGTCTTGAGGAAGATATTGAACCCAGACAGCTTtggaaaatctgtaaaataaaagtgtttcactggagagaaaaaaatcagtaaatttgaagattttgacatttatttgtgttatgaTATTCTACTTTAATTTTATGGTTTTAATTTGGCAGCTGGTGCTGCAAGCAAGTAAGATTGCTGTGCACTCTGTGTTTGCGTCCTACCAACCTCTGGCTGCACTGGGTTCAGCATCAGCTGTTCCTCTCTTATCATGACAGTTGAACATGATGACAGGCGGCCACATGATGAAGTGAGTCCCATGGCGCTGGTTGGCACTGAACCTTCACAGGAAGAGGCAGCAGACCTCCTTAAGCTCCTGTGATTGAACTGAGATGTAGCAGCAGTAGACCTGAGTGAGCTCACTGATCggatgctgctgtgtttgtcagcATTTGTGGAAAGATGGTCTGTGTCTTCCTCTGAATTTGGTTTGGTATTGTCGCTGTGTGTTGTGGACCACCTTTTGGTGGATTTTAGGTGAGACAACTCTTTAATTTCCTGATTAAtatccacctcctctttctcaaGGGGTTCCTCAGGGTTTCctatgagaaaagaaaaggaaagaaaaatgaaaacaacaacaaaaacaggacCCATCTTTTCATCCACAAATCTCCAAATGATATTTCATGTTGCGCTCTGGTAGATCTATGCTGGCAACATCTTTGTGGAGACCTTTTATCGTTCTTGTTACCTGGAAGTCGTCTACAGAAAGTTCTTTTGTGccatcatttttgtttttccctctcgTCCCTCCAATTGCTGCACATCAACACTTAGTGGTTTACATAATTttctgtgttggtgtttgtactaCATGTGTTTTGGATCACAGGGAGGAGGTTTCCATaaactgctgctttattttgtgGTGTCACTGTTGCTATTTAATAAAGTAAAGATAAAACTGCCCTTCTTTGTGTCATTACTTACCTTTCAAGATTTACTTGTTTCTTACCCAGAGCTGCCCGCTGGCATGAGTGAGCTATTCGGTTGCTTAGGGCCACAACTGCAGGGTCACTCGCTCTTCACTTTGTATGgtgttaagttgactgactCACTCAGAGGCTGCCAACTCTCACGCAATGACCATGATACCCAGGGAAATTTAATGAAGTTTTTATAAACTGGGTTTGGGAATAAAGGCCACGCCTCGTACTCATTCAATTTCCGTTCTCCACGTACTTAAGCACTCCTTTTCCATCCACTCCTTCTTTGACGCCGCTGTCACATCCCACCCCCCCAAACCCTCTTTATCACTTTGTCTCCCCTTTTCTCGTCTCCATTCTCACACAGGAACCAGGGGCTCTAATCCGTAGAGTCGGTTCCCCCCACTCAGAGTCTCCATCCCCCCCAGGTTCCTTCCAAGATCCCTCCCGTCAACCTCAGGACCACTCTGCCGATAGTCCCGcctcatccctctcacctttcctcccctcatcccatcatccctccatccctcaaaCCCTTTAACACCCCCCCCCGCTTTTCCCTAAACCGTCCCCGCAGCATATCACCCATACTTCCCGAACGTcacttgtaataaacatgtttaaatttcATCTGTGCGGGCGTGGTCCTTAGTAAAGCCTTTTTATATGGTCTTACGCCACACGTCCattaacatttgaaaatgttttatgtcataAATGTATTAGTGGTGTATATATAAAGAATCCTGTGACAATTTCAAAcaaatgtgtcagtgtcagagtcATGTCTTACCAACAACcaaatctttgtgtttcagcCTTCCTTtccgcctcctccctcctgcagaCTCTTCCCTTTGGCTCGCCACTTTAGCTcgctcttctttcttctcctcattTATCTTCACTTCTCCTTTCACTCCTTCCCTGTCTGTCACCTTCTTtttctaaaagaaagaaaattaactGTAAACCTGAATTAAGTCTTAATGTATGCATTGTCTTAGGTAGATGGAGGTATTCTATTTTCTTGCTATTTCAGAGTGTATTTAAAACTTTTAcagcaatattttgctttagAAACATGTTAGGTGGTGTTTATTGCTTTTTTGGATATACTAAGAATTTTTTATGATCCCTTCATGCTGTGCTTGATTGATATGCTCTCCTCAAGCTGACTAGAAGCAATGAACATAGCTACCTCACTGCAGTACACTGTATGAATGTCATTAGTAAAATATTCAGTAATAATTAATTACCACAGAATGGAGAACAGCATTGTCCTGgccctcctctgcttctctgtcagtcttctcttgtttctgtttcctggTTGATTGAGTATCACTTCCAgtcttttgtctctgtgatcttccttccttcctcatcCTGGATGTCTGTCCGTCTGACTCTGCACTTGTTTTCAGATCCTTTTTCCTAAATAAAtggagtgtgtgaatgtatgcaGCTTGTTACTcagtgcataaaaaaataaagggcTTACAAACCAAAGTGTCTACAGTGTTTTAATCTTTTTGTGAGTATTCATAGTTCACCCTGTAGTTTTTGCAGCTTCCTCAGCATCTTTCCTCTTAGTATTCGTGCTCTTTTTGTCCACAGCATcctttgttgtttcttcatttggATTGATTTTCTGCTCACTACATGATGAATTGTCTTTAAACTGGAGCTTTCTGGACAAACAGACAAGCTctaaatgtttaacattttaacaccaAACATTTTTTGGACCAAGACCTTTGGCAACACAGTTCTGCTAAGCACAGGCAGAATGAAATGATTGTCAGACtcaacattcacattcaaagtTCAAAGTGAAGTACACGAACCCTGGCTGATCTGATCCAGACGAATGGCTGGTCCGTCCATCTCTGCCCAGctcttcctcttcgtcctcctcctctgcctcagtGTTGCCTCTGCTTCGCTCCTCCTTCCCTACACACTCCCTGAGTGGAGGCATCctaatgttgtttttggcatCTCTTTTAGGCCTCTTCCATGTTTTCGTCACTGTCTCtgtagtctttgtttttttcttggtcaCAGCCACTGGAGGTTTACCTGGGTCTGTGTGGCTGCTGGGTGAGCATGCATTAGTCTTTGTTGATCTATGAGGATCCAAGAGCTGGTTGGAGACCACAATTGAAACAAATAGTGACAGAGGTTAAGACAAAGAATGCTTAATGTCTAAATACCACAATCAAATCTTGgatttttgtgtgttcttgtgtttgttttgttcagctcCATTAGACTGTACTGGTGAGCAAAACATCTGCAAATGAAAGAGaactaaaatgagaaaaaaaacaccagttcACCTTATGTATAGACTGATCATGCTGGTCATTCACAGGAACATCTGTGTTCAGGTCCACTCCTCCCTCTGCACACATGTAGAATGAATAGGCAGACAGATTTTTGAGCAGGTTTAATGCTGACTTTCGAACTGGGAAACCACACCGGGCACGGTGCATCCCCTGTTTTGATCTGCTCTCcccttcaaaccccaccaggagcattGTAGcacctgccagactttgttaacttttttctttgctaCATGTGCTTCTTAATATgcttctaaatatatataaatgtcctacatagtttcccttttttttaaatctgaatttttcacaaggtgttttattttgaagattgACCGGATTCCTTGTGTCTGACTTCGGGCCATGTCAGGCTGCTCTTGGAATATTCCCAAGATAAAAtaataacgtgtgtgtgtgtgtgtgtgtgtgtgtgtgtgtgtgtgtgtgtgtgtgtgtgtgtgtgtgtagacctGTATGTGTATGTTCAGGCTGCAGGACAATGACCCAGGGTAACTTCTCTCCTTCTGCGGACAAAACCTGGAGagctgagaggcagacagagagacttAGTGATAATTACTGCAGCTCTTTACATTCCCTAACGTTGTCTGTGAGTCTCTCTTCCAGATAAGTGTGCAGATTTTGTATTTCTTGAACATCACGCATCATTGGAGTACcttgctgctgtgtgtcactATCACCCTGTGGTGGCTCCTGGCTGTTGTCGTGCAGTGACAGCTGTATGATCTCCCCATCAGGACCTAGGATCAGGCTGCCAACAGATTTGTCATTCTGCAAATctgacaaaacagaacaaatgtgAGAAACAAAGACATATTGTCTTTGACAGGTGAACGGAACTCTAACATCATCTCTCATCCATATATTTATTTCAGAAAGGAGGTGAACTTGTCCAAGAAGTTGTGTAACCACatagtaaaacattttatttacagtatagaCACTGTTGTAAGTCACTTTCCTAGTTTATCTTTCTATCTTAATTCTGTAGCTTCTATTTCACTGACCATTACTAATCATAAAATGGAAGGAAGTAGAAAACCCAAATGATAAAGATATGCATTAGgattttttcatttcctttaaaCTCCAAAGTCATTCAGATTAAGTGTCGCCCTGTGAACAAGTTAGAGCTATCTGTGTTTAAGGATTGGAGGGCATTGAATGCTatgcagattgtaaagccctgtGAGACAAATttgtgatataaataaaactgacttaaCCTGACTATCTGTACAAAAAAATTGGCACACGCGGCCCATTGGACAGAAATAGTAGTAAGAGTAATTCTGTTACAGTTCCTCATACCTCTCAGCTCCAGAGGCAGAATGCCCCTAACCACACCTCTGTTGGCCTCAGTGGATTCACAGGGGTCTTTGAGGTCAAGTAGTTGGTTCTGTAAGAAAGCCAAAGAGGTCTGCTTCCCCGGGCCTTTCCGTCCTGCAACACAACCCAACACTCCTACTGGAGGTGGAGGCTCTGAAGGAGATGACACATGTGAGTGTATCACTTGGGATGTAGTTTGTAGCCTTTCCACGTCCTTAGAAGTAACAGATGTCATCCCAacagagtgaaatgaaatgcataGTGTTGCATGTTCTTGCATATATGAGATCTTCACCACCACCCAAACTTCTAAAATAAGATCTTTAGAGAGGtgccctggtagctcacctAATAGAACATTGACCACATTCTTACCACACCAGCCCACAACCCTTTGCAGCATAACCTGTTGCCCTCTTCCCTATTCCTGTCTCTCTTAAGCTGTCATCATCAAAATCTAGCtcaaaaaagtccaaaaaataagattaaaaaaaataaattattttattaatctgAATGGGAAATTGCAGCACTCTAGTATTGAAAGTAAGACCAGGATCTGTTATACATCCATCTATCAGACTGAATTCACAATTTCACATAAATATGTCAGCTTGGTAAGTGTATGCGTGTGCTATACCTTCTCCTGGCTCCATCTGAATTATAGAGCCTTTCTCAGAGGGAAGCcttgctcctcctccacctcctccctgccCCACTTTTTTAGAGTATCGTCTCTctattttttctcctcctcgttGCTTCCCATTGATCTCTtctgaaagacagagaaggaTCAGAGTATAACACAATATAGTTCAAGTTATCACTTTACAAATGGAGAGATTAGGCTTGACTAAACAAGAATAATTGAGAATAGTTTCAGTTACATTACAAATTAACAAAACATTATACCTATACTGAAAATGCATATTGGTTAGAATAATATATCCCTCTGAcatatcataaaaatataaatatcaaacatatttaatatacaactaaaatacacaaaataaaatggtgtacagtaaatgaagagtgatttcggacacagcccaGGTGAATAATTCTTTATAACTAGCTGTTTAAATAACTCAGAGATTGTAAAATGCTGGAATATTCCcaagataaaataataacttgaatttaaaaatgtcaaaatatttctcCTGAGCTCTACAGTGTCTTCCTCgctaattttatttaaaaaaaacaaatgcctgTGGCATCAGTACCAACATTTATTGCTGGATTTGGTCTTTTCAAGAATATACTGACTTAGTGTGTGTAGTTTTCCTCTGTGTATTACCCTCCTTCCCAGGAAACACCATAGGAAGCTGATGGAGTTGTGACGACACTCGATTCAGATTTTCTTGGCATTGATATCCAACTGTTTCTGCCTTTGGCTGGGCATCCTTTTGAGTCTGAGACTGGATAGCCCGGCCCGGGATAACAATACGACTCTCTTCTATGGGAGGTAGGTGGTGTTCATGGTGTTCATCATTGCTGGGGCCCTCCCACCTTGTCTGAAACATTTAACAGACACATGTCTGCTATTTGGATGTTTAACTCTCAGGAAATGTAATGCCACATTAAGAAAAATTAAGAATTTCATCAGTATTTCAAATagacatattaaaaaaaaatgcatgtgcatatttgtatatttctaaTTTTGCAGTGAGTATTCTACTCTGatatttaaaggagcagtgtttGGAATTTAGTGGAATCTAGAAGTGTAGCTGATTGTAACCCTCtcatttcaccctctccttcttagTGTGAAGGTGAAGCTATGGTGACTctgaaacatgttaaaaaatttaaaaaaaaaacacaaaaggcctctgtgtttagtttgtccattctgggttactgtagaaacaaattCCTAATCCTAAACCTtgcaaaaaaagtgtttcaatCAAGGTAGTACAATAAattgttaattaattcattcaaacGTTTTACGTCACACATGCGGTCCCTCTATGTAGAGCTCtaacaagaaaaaacaagtcATACACAAGTGCACATTTATGTATCATTTTTAGGTTAAAACCTACTAAATCATATATTTGCAAACTGCATATACAGTACTGAGCTACTGTGAATGCTTATCTTTCTATCTTTGCTTACGGTTGTCTATTGTGATAAATAACACTGTAACATATTTTGGCCCTATTCTTACTGTCtcaccctgtctgtcttctcaGAGAGTCCATGACAGACTGAATGTGCCACtgtcagaggaggaaggaggccTGTGCAGAGGAAAGCAATCAGAGCATCAGGGTTACCAGCATATACTGAAAAGTTGTAAAAGGTAAAGGTTTGGTTTTAAAAATTTGCcgttactactactactactttttttaGTAGTCCATCTCCTGCTGTAACATCTGTTCCACATATTTTGACTAGAGAGCAGTCAGAAAATACGGTTTTTAATCCAAATACTAAAGTGGAAGGTAGACACATGATGACTGCTTGTATCTCAGGACAGCTAACTGACTCACTGTACATTCATTACACATGTTCCAAGCTCATTTTTGCCTATtatgacagacacacacctgtcctccCATGTCTGTTTACACTCATAGATGTTTCATAGTTGCCTTCATCACTGGTCGTTTCACCATCTTGAATGGAACAACCTTGATCTTCTGCGGCGCCACGGACACAGATCACATTTGGATGATGGTGCTCCGCTTCCATATCTTGATGGCTTATTTCAATTTGTCCTGAATTTTTAGTATGTTGCTGACTCGCGTCTAAATACGCCTGCAGTTAGTAGAAAAGACATTTGGCTAATGGATTAAACAACATCAAAATAGCATTGTTGCAATAACTCACACTTCCTAAGATAAAGGAGATGAAGCTAAAGATAAAGCTCTTTAGATGTAACCTCAGACAATAGCATGTCACCTGAGGTTCTTCTTCAGGGGAGACTGCTACGTAGTGTAACCAGGGTTGAGGCTCCATCTGTGGAGGAGGCGTCATGGAGGTACTGGGTATTTGGAGAAATAGATCCAGCCTTACTCTCTTCTTGTTGCACACGTCTCCCTTTTTATCTACAGAGAGGCTAAATATTAGGATTCAATCATAGTGTGTTGGTTTCAATAGGTTTGTGAGAATGAACTTGGTTGCATTCTTCCACTTTGTTCCAGTTTAATTTCAGTGGGAAGCAAAGcagtaaaacagtaaacagatttacactaattaataataaattatgttaTTCAGCTTGCATAGTcggttgtttttaaatcagatttgttCCATTTTCCTCGATCACAACAGCATACTATAAAAAAGTGATTGGATCAGGGTTTCCAGTGTCACAACATATCTACACAGGCTCATGCATATTTTGCCCCACACTTAATGTTGTGGCTTCCAGGCTTTGTTTTGGACTTTGAATGTCCACCTGTACCAGTttatcagaatcaggtttattgctaACCAGTTTTTCACATACAAGgtatttgtcttggtgtttttgtatcattttttaCCTTCAGGTTGATTCTTAAGTTGTTCAGTGTTTCTCTCAGCAGCAACCCACTGGGGATTCAACTGTACAAGCAACTCTGGGCTGGACTGTTCTTGTGTGGTGTGAATTAATGGAGGATTGGGATGATGAAGGTCTGGAGCAAGAGGGAGAtgaaaaggaggaaaggaggtTGCACCAAGTCTGGAGGATGTGAACTGGAGGGAAGACAAACATTAGATTTGTAATATACTTCTAGCAAAAGATGGACAAGGCTGTAAAATGACTGAAAGCCTGACTTCTTCACGTAGGGGAAATGTTTATCTTGTTTGctaaacagagatgatgagaaTTCCAAGCTTGAAAACAATAAAGGACACTGGTGGGCATTAAATAAACTGCAGtcagcagtgttgttgtttgttctggtgTGCACACTTGGTCTCCATCGACTCTATTTCTCAGCTCAACCTCGCCAGTGTCATACACACTGGTGCTGTAGGGGAAATAAAGAGAGGCAAGGCACTCGGGATCTGGCTTACAGGTCAcctccattttatttttcatttcacagcctgTTACTGAAACCAAGAAAGTCAGAAAGATCTAATTGTTTAAAGTTATATTATGCAAAGCAATCTATACATGTAATTACTTCACATAGtacctttaaataaatatatcaaattgATGAAGTCAGTAAATAATGTTGACATTGGTCCTATCAACAGCAATTGTCTtacatgaacatacatatacatactatatatatatataataataataataatcataataataataacaataataataataataataataataataataataataatataatatatatatacagtacttgCACAACATACAGACATAGTTACCTATAATTATTCCTGGTCTATTGCACCTACCTGAGTGCTGTaattcaaaatggctgctgttagctctttGAGGGTGCTAAGCTGCTGTTCCACTTGTTGAGTGTACCTCTGAACAGCacacttctttctgtctctggtgTCTGAGTGACAACTAGTTTCCATAGTAACAAGGTCCTGGAAACAGAGGAAGgtgaataaaaaaatttaagaaTAAAATTCTTGGTTTTCTGTATGTGAAAGGTCTATGTATCTCATTAAAAAGTTTCCAGTAGAAATTTGGCAGTTGTGTCTTGTTTACTGTCCCTTGCCAAATGTCCGTTGTTACTTTAAGTCTATAACTGTAGTTGCTTGCATACATGCACAGAGTTACCTTGGAGTACAGCAGAAGCGGGCCCCTACGAGTGCTGTAAGTCTTTGGGAGGGTTGATTCTGTCTCCACACGTAGATGACCACTGTTGGACAGTTGCAAGAAAGAGTCCTGGGATTTCCAGATGTAGTAATCCTATTGGTCAAAAGATGGATTATATTTATTCTATGATAAATGGAATGGTTGTTTAATGAATGTCTGGATTGATTAATTGGTTTACTAATTCATTTATGGATTAATTGCTGATATAAGTGAAGGATGGTTTAATGCAGATATAGTAGATATATAAAGACAGTAATCCAAGAACAATATGACCAATATGCAACTTAAAGCAAGATTACATAGAAACTGATATTTTGTAATTTAGCACGCcatgtttcagagtgtaatatttcacaatttttaCTTTCCATCAGGAAATTCTGTAAattatgttgtggagaaaactcCCTAAAActtaatgaaataacaacacagagacaactGCTTGCGAATCCGAACATAATTTTACTTCACCTCTTCACAACCTTTTATAGCCATTCTTATGTCACTGTTACATAGTCaaatcaccagatctggacccaaccatcctgtactttcttataatcatGTAGTCAGTGTTGTGAGCTTCACGCGAACGtagtactgtctgtgtgtttctcataagcatgtatggtgtgtgtgtgcttgactCCCTAATCTGGTGAAGGCCGACctgaaaacagactgactgaatgTTATCTGGTGGCACAGGAACATTTAATGCTGTCCTAGCTGTGTCATCTGTGTGTCTataggtttgtgtgttttgtgtgcttttattatattccatttaaaaGTATATATGTGTCACTCAGAATACTACAGAGACTTGATGCGGAGATGGTGGAGGATAtcagagaataaaaacattttttcataaaatatgatcagttTCACTAAAATTTTGCAGTAGAAGGTatccagagcacaaagttacatagtgcaaaaATAGTTATATGGGGCGCAAAGCAGGAATGACAGACACCATTCATCcgacaagtcagtgtagcatcagaaTAATTTATAATCTcttattttattgtagaaaagTTATATAATTTTGTGCATTAAAAATTTCGATGCTGATACTAATATGTATACCAAAATTAGAAACAGTACTATTATAGgctttgtgcgtgtgtgagaaCCTGCGGTGTGAAGCAGACATCCAGCCGTCCATCATATCTCCCTGTCTTTCTGTTGGACGAGACGAATCGACCACACCCCCGACTCAGCAGGGACAAAGACAAATCCTTCATGATGTCGCTTCGTCCTGGAGAACAAGACTGAGGTTATTCCATAGATTCCAAAGTAAGCAAGGTAACAATGCTGACTTGTTTTGGTACTGTTATATAAAATTTTGATTATCAAGTTTATGTCGATGTTAAATTGTCGAGTTCTctttttcagtcagtcagtcagccagttTTGATATGCAGTTGTTTTAACAAATCTTGCCCGCAGTTGTGAACCTAAGTGTGAACATATCTTTTGTTGTATGTGTTGTAATGTGAAAGACTGGCAACAAATTCATGCGTTCCCTGCCAATATGTGCTGGGACAGACTCCATGCCCTGCAACCGTATATAGGAATAAGGGTATAGCAATCATTATTTTCTAAGCTATGTGGCAAATCTCTCCAATTGTCCAATTGAGGAAGGCCCTGTACAGACACTTAAAAGAAGGTttaccagatttttttttccagaatcaCAACAAAGTTCTTAGAGAAGCTCAGTGAAAATGCTGGAGATGGTCATATCTACATACATACAGCCTAGAGTTTACtgtagaataaaataaagtctaCTTTGAACTGTTActtataatgatgatgattttgaaAAAGAGTGATAACTCTCTATATATCAAATAATTTCCAGATTTCATACTTCATAAGTCATTGTAGACACTatgttatttgtttgtatttgcattatttgtatttctgcCTTACTATACTATAATTGGGACAATATTGCCTTTAATGCA includes:
- the kiaa2012 gene encoding uncharacterized protein KIAA2012 homolog isoform X4 yields the protein MTPPPQMEPQPWLHYVAVSPEEEPQAYLDASQQHTKNSGQIEISHQDMEAEHHHPNVICVRGAAEDQGCSIQDGETTSDEGNYETSMSVNRHGRTGLLPPLTVAHSVCHGLSEKTDRTRWEGPSNDEHHEHHLPPIEESRIVIPGRAIQSQTQKDAQPKAETVGYQCQENLNRVSSQLHQLPMVFPGKEEEINGKQRGGEKIERRYSKKVGQGGGGGGARLPSEKGSIIQMEPGEEPPPPVGVLGCVAGRKGPGKQTSLAFLQNQLLDLKDPCESTEANRGVVRGILPLELRDLQNDKSVGSLILGPDGEIIQLSLHDNSQEPPQGDSDTQQQALQVLSAEGEKLPWVIVLQPEHTHTEGGVDLNTDVPVNDQHDQSIHKLLDPHRSTKTNACSPSSHTDPGKPPVAVTKKKTKTTETVTKTWKRPKRDAKNNIRMPPLRECVGKEERSRGNTEAEEEDEEEELGRDGRTSHSSGSDQPGKLQFKDNSSCSEQKINPNEETTKDAVDKKSTNTKRKDAEEAAKTTGKKDLKTSAESDGQTSRMRKEGRSQRQKTGSDTQSTRKQKQEKTDREAEEGQDNAVLHSVKKKVTDREGVKGEVKINEEKKEERAKVASQREESAGGRRRKGRLKHKDLVVGNPEEPLEKEEVDINQEIKELSHLKSTKRWSTTHSDNTKPNSEEDTDHLSTNADKHSSIRSVSSLRSTAATSQFNHRSLRRSAASSCEGSVPTSAMGLTSSCGRLSSCSTVMIREEQLMLNPVQPESSRHRKRQEQQEEAVALHLAQREEQRRQEVERKRSKQEEEERKQQEREQTEERMKSELEEERMKRTEELRLKRLAEEEEQRKRDEELQERARREQAQRERERRRQEEKRRQMERLQRLREEEEQRKKDELECLRLEDERRQEEENKKLQEMDESERIEYLCRKKQEEEDRKNKEEERKRIEEEAALQAAEENRLQTELLTRQMALLQQRLAFKRDLVLEAEGLEKTQGISRPWIYSYFTLLQLLGLKPTKAEPETP